In Streptomyces sp. NBC_01408, one DNA window encodes the following:
- a CDS encoding alginate lyase family protein gives MRFGLPAGIAALALGLLVAVVPAPTVAAPPAPAAPAAPAQFTHPGVLSSRAQLDFVRAKVQAGQQPWKPAFDAMLASSYASLSRTPKPRTVVECGSGSNPNHGCTDERQDAVAAYTQALAWYITRDAKYAKKSIELMDAWSATIKDHTNSNAPLQSGWAGSTWPRAAEIIKHTYTGGWANRDRFATMLREVYLPEVINGRPNSNGNWELIMMDAAVGISVHLDDRASYDKAMGIYLGRVPAYFYLASDGAQPAYPPRSHIDTRSELVTYWHGQTTFVDGLAQETCRDFGHTGWGIAAATHVAETSRIQGRDLYPQFKDRFRHALGFHATYELGAPAPSWLCGGSPAKGIGPVTEVGYNALHTRLGVTMDNTRRLTEGRRPAGADNYFVAWETLTHADNPN, from the coding sequence ATGCGTTTCGGACTCCCCGCCGGGATCGCCGCACTGGCCCTCGGCTTACTGGTGGCGGTGGTTCCCGCCCCCACCGTCGCGGCGCCCCCGGCCCCCGCAGCCCCCGCCGCCCCCGCCCAGTTCACCCACCCCGGAGTACTCAGCAGCCGAGCACAGCTGGACTTCGTACGGGCCAAGGTGCAGGCGGGCCAGCAGCCCTGGAAACCGGCGTTCGACGCCATGCTCGCGAGCAGCTACGCATCGCTGTCCCGTACGCCCAAGCCGCGCACCGTCGTGGAGTGCGGCTCCGGTTCGAACCCGAACCACGGCTGCACGGACGAGCGTCAGGACGCCGTCGCCGCCTATACCCAGGCGCTCGCCTGGTACATCACCAGGGACGCCAAGTACGCGAAGAAGTCCATCGAGCTGATGGACGCCTGGTCCGCGACGATCAAGGACCACACCAACAGCAACGCACCCCTGCAGAGCGGCTGGGCCGGCTCGACCTGGCCGCGCGCCGCCGAGATCATCAAGCACACCTATACCGGCGGCTGGGCGAACCGCGACCGCTTCGCGACCATGCTGCGAGAGGTCTACCTGCCCGAGGTGATCAACGGGAGGCCGAACAGCAACGGCAACTGGGAACTGATCATGATGGACGCCGCCGTCGGCATCTCGGTCCATCTCGACGACCGGGCGAGCTACGACAAGGCGATGGGCATCTACCTCGGCCGCGTCCCCGCCTACTTCTACCTGGCGTCCGACGGCGCGCAGCCCGCCTACCCGCCGCGCTCCCACATCGACACCCGGAGCGAGCTGGTCACCTACTGGCACGGACAGACGACCTTCGTGGACGGCCTCGCCCAGGAGACCTGCCGGGACTTCGGCCACACCGGCTGGGGGATCGCGGCGGCCACGCACGTCGCCGAGACCTCGCGGATCCAGGGCCGCGACCTGTACCCGCAGTTCAAGGACCGGTTCCGGCACGCGCTGGGCTTCCACGCCACGTACGAACTCGGCGCGCCCGCGCCGTCCTGGCTCTGCGGCGGAAGCCCCGCCAAGGGCATCGGCCCGGTGACCGAGGTCGGCTACAACGCCCTGCACACCCGGCTCGGCGTCACCATGGACAACACGCGCAGGCTCACCGAGGGACGGCGCCCCGCGGGCGCCGACAACTACTTCGTGGCGTGGGAGACCCTGACCCACGCCGACAACCCCAACTGA
- a CDS encoding MFS transporter codes for MRGLWRYLAAALAARFASEGMGMALVLLALERTGSAAHGAFVLTAWLAPHVLAAPLAGAAAARTRRPRLFHVGALAGFTAAVAALSLLLGRAPVAVVIAVAVCGGTCGPMVTGGLSSLVSGLVPAGAGRDRAYGWDASTYNAAAVTAPAVVSLVTALASAAPAMAALAASGALAAVLAAGLPYEGQDAGPLRGAPGTGITAGLVALWRVRELRAVTSATTLAFVGIGSLTTTSVLLAAGLGSPGAGGILVTAFAVGALTGSLTLGRLTSVESGRLARWALTGTGAALAAAALAPSVAVMAALFAVAGVCDGPLLTATLRIRSEHAPTGARTQVFTLGAGLKLTAAAAGAALVGFAADAPARTLLAGIAGLQLAAALLHALVTVRGAAPQAATGTSEACATAPAGRRSPGGP; via the coding sequence ATGCGCGGGTTGTGGCGGTACCTGGCGGCGGCGCTGGCCGCGCGCTTCGCCTCCGAGGGCATGGGCATGGCGCTGGTGCTGCTCGCCCTGGAGCGCACCGGGAGCGCGGCGCACGGCGCGTTCGTGCTGACGGCCTGGCTGGCCCCGCACGTGCTGGCGGCCCCGCTCGCGGGCGCCGCCGCGGCCCGTACCCGTCGGCCCCGGCTCTTCCACGTCGGCGCCCTGGCCGGGTTCACGGCGGCGGTGGCGGCGCTGTCGCTGCTGCTGGGCCGGGCGCCGGTCGCGGTGGTGATCGCGGTGGCGGTGTGCGGCGGCACCTGCGGGCCGATGGTCACCGGCGGACTGTCCAGCCTGGTCTCCGGCCTGGTGCCGGCGGGTGCGGGGCGGGACCGGGCCTACGGCTGGGACGCCTCCACCTACAACGCCGCGGCGGTCACCGCACCGGCGGTGGTCAGCCTGGTCACGGCCCTGGCCTCGGCCGCACCCGCGATGGCGGCCCTGGCGGCCTCCGGCGCGCTCGCGGCGGTGCTGGCGGCGGGCCTTCCGTACGAGGGGCAGGACGCGGGCCCGCTCCGTGGCGCACCCGGGACGGGGATCACCGCCGGGCTCGTGGCCCTGTGGCGGGTCCGGGAGCTGCGGGCCGTCACCTCGGCCACGACCCTGGCGTTCGTCGGCATCGGCTCGCTCACCACCACCTCGGTGCTGCTGGCGGCCGGGCTCGGCAGCCCGGGGGCCGGGGGCATACTGGTGACGGCCTTCGCGGTGGGCGCGCTGACGGGTTCCCTGACGCTGGGCCGGCTGACCTCGGTGGAGTCGGGGCGCCTCGCCCGATGGGCGCTGACCGGGACCGGGGCCGCCCTGGCCGCGGCGGCCCTCGCGCCGTCCGTGGCCGTCATGGCGGCGCTGTTCGCGGTGGCGGGGGTGTGCGACGGGCCACTGCTGACGGCCACGCTCCGGATCCGCTCGGAGCACGCGCCGACGGGCGCGCGCACGCAGGTGTTCACCCTGGGCGCGGGGCTCAAGCTGACGGCGGCGGCGGCCGGGGCGGCCCTGGTGGGGTTCGCGGCCGACGCGCCCGCACGGACCCTGCTGGCCGGGATCGCCGGACTCCAGCTCGCCGCGGCCCTGCTGCACGCGCTGGTGACCGTACGGGGCGCCGCTCCACAGGCGGCTACAGGGACGTCGGAAGCCTGCGCCACAGCTCCGGCCGGTCGGCGGAGTCCCGGAGGGCCTTGA
- a CDS encoding CGNR zinc finger domain-containing protein, with protein MADSGPGFSAPQRLIDLAEAVRADPGLPRAGLAALLARHGERPGDLTEEAFGEADAAELRAAARRMAGVLAEPDEDRAAEALNALFVQCATRPRLTRHDGHPWHLHVDRGDGAGWGDWFLATGALALAQLLTEHGRIAWGACAAEGCGRLFLATGPGSARRYCSSTCSSRSRVAAHRRRKREA; from the coding sequence ATGGCGGACTCCGGACCGGGCTTCTCGGCCCCCCAGCGCCTGATCGACCTCGCCGAGGCGGTGCGCGCGGACCCCGGCCTGCCGCGCGCGGGCCTCGCGGCGCTGCTGGCCCGGCACGGGGAGCGCCCGGGCGACCTCACCGAGGAGGCCTTCGGCGAGGCGGACGCCGCCGAACTGCGCGCCGCGGCCAGGCGGATGGCGGGGGTGCTCGCCGAGCCGGACGAGGACCGGGCCGCCGAGGCCCTCAACGCGCTCTTCGTGCAGTGCGCCACCAGGCCCCGGCTGACCCGGCACGACGGCCACCCCTGGCACCTGCACGTGGACCGGGGCGACGGGGCGGGCTGGGGTGACTGGTTCCTCGCGACCGGCGCCCTCGCACTGGCCCAGCTCCTCACCGAGCACGGGCGGATCGCGTGGGGGGCCTGCGCCGCCGAGGGGTGCGGGCGGCTCTTCCTCGCCACCGGGCCGGGCAGCGCCCGCCGCTACTGCTCCAGCACGTGCTCAAGCCGCTCGCGGGTGGCCGCCCACCGCCGCCGCAAGCGCGAAGCCTGA
- a CDS encoding 1-acyl-sn-glycerol-3-phosphate acyltransferase, which translates to MAELVYPPVISAAHGLFRALDIRIDMKGTENIPRTGGAVLVSNHIGYLDFIFAGLTARPQKRLVRFMAKESVFRHKVSGPLMRAMKHIPVDRKQGETAYQHALDSLRAGEIIGVFPEATISQSFTLKSFKSGAARMAQEAGVPLIPVALWGTQRLWTKGRPKNLKRSHIPVTMRVGEPLEAPADQFAGAITRRLRERVQELLDSAQRAYPDKPKGAEDSWWLPAHLGGTAPTAAEVKEAG; encoded by the coding sequence ATGGCTGAGCTCGTCTACCCCCCGGTGATCAGCGCCGCGCACGGTCTGTTCCGTGCACTGGACATCCGTATCGACATGAAGGGAACCGAGAACATCCCCCGCACGGGCGGTGCGGTCCTGGTGTCGAACCACATCGGCTACCTCGACTTCATCTTCGCCGGACTGACGGCGCGGCCGCAGAAGCGCCTGGTGCGTTTCATGGCGAAGGAGTCGGTGTTCCGGCACAAGGTGTCCGGCCCGCTGATGCGCGCCATGAAGCACATCCCGGTGGACCGCAAGCAGGGTGAGACGGCGTACCAGCACGCCCTGGACTCGCTGCGGGCGGGCGAGATCATCGGGGTGTTCCCGGAGGCCACGATCTCCCAGTCGTTCACGCTCAAGAGCTTCAAGTCGGGTGCGGCGCGCATGGCCCAGGAGGCCGGCGTCCCGCTGATCCCGGTGGCCCTGTGGGGCACCCAGCGGCTGTGGACCAAGGGCCGCCCGAAGAACCTCAAGCGCAGCCACATCCCGGTGACGATGCGGGTGGGCGAGCCCCTGGAGGCCCCGGCGGACCAGTTCGCGGGCGCCATCACGCGCCGCCTGCGCGAGCGCGTGCAGGAGCTGCTCGACTCGGCGCAGCGCGCCTACCCGGACAAGCCCAAGGGCGCCGAGGACTCCTGGTGGCTGCCGGCCCACCTGGGCGGTACCGCGCCGACGGCGGCCGAGGTCAAGGAAGCCGGCTGA